A stretch of Hydractinia symbiolongicarpus strain clone_291-10 chromosome 9, HSymV2.1, whole genome shotgun sequence DNA encodes these proteins:
- the LOC130657705 gene encoding tudor and KH domain-containing protein-like, with amino-acid sequence MNQQQRIIALGGASAAVVLIGIFLLYRKKSRDSHLQEDELENKDKSELDFADLNTEEVASAGQTVVEVKVPPHIVGGIIGKAGVNIKKLKAEFGVRFDFDREEVKDGISNTEKKDRNLVIRGEREKVLAAEIRIKEIIANTPKHVETEMFVPQESCGRIIGKGGQSIRELCSVSGAKIIFDRNEDRSLGNQRRIFISGTSMQVDYAKLLIEEKVEQDKAAAQKYKTTAPTHTSNFMKYLNDFPVASLPDEKNYFQVFVSALLSPDHFWIQVVSTESVKLDVLTKELTEYYGKLEQTEQRLQQGKVGDICVAPFEFDNQWYRACITNVNANGTLDLYYIDFGDSNQVNINDVKAIREKDLDLPAHARECYLPIKPNSFTWTKEEKNRFESLSHCAQWVALMAKIIGYKNVEGKSYPVLELIDTSGGKDINIAHAMVTGGHASEELKDYHVVDGSSEKKVVQEDDIFVEKASLDEFIKNNVSGDDASKPINTEGVAEVLSHFKSSKNDYATPQKSANEEPKIDDASALTESDSHLKNEPNPMEQRSDVDIESKLASGNSEEDFFEINSDQKEISKDEILTEETVRRDMDDNRDKGDKVKPAKPASSKFRQTLVSDEFVDIDVTTVNGAITAVVSEHFPVNDENDELSADDKTIVNEEDIDEKDEIKNMNGAEKGEMLDELQKSLDETSRKNVLTSMEMARENLVSINFDDSSLSNNDSFMSARSQLTVTDTDDTNSFMTPKGRLSPEITVSLPDLSFSGLGDSKNDLTPQASPNTRRSSGNKFEIQFIDESTNRVMSRESLSATFETSLTKDGSPSSVKGKETTV; translated from the exons ATGAACCAGCAACAAAGGATAATCGCTCTTGGAGGAGCATCAGCTGCTGTCGTATTGATTGGAATCTTTCTATTATATCGTAAAAAATCAAGAGATTCTCATCTTCAGGAAGATGAGCTAGAAAACAAGGACAAATCTGAATTAGACTTTGCTGATTTAAATACTGAAGAAGTTGCAAGTGCAGGCCAAACTGTTGTGGAGGTCAAGGTCCCTCCACATATAGTTGGAGGAATAATCGGAAAGGCTGGTGTGaatattaaaaaactaaaagcaGAATTCGGTGTCAG ATTTGATTTTGATCGAGAGGAAGTAAAAGATGGAATTAGCAACACAGAAAAGAAAGATAGAAACTTGGTGATAAGAGGAGAGCGGGAAAAG gtGCTAGCTGCAGAAATAAGAATCAAAGAAATAATTGCTAACACACCTAAACATGTGGAGACTGAGATGTTTGTTCCACAAGAAAGTTGTGGTCGAATAATTGGGAAAGGTGGACAATCGATTCGAGAACTATGTAGTGTGTCAG gtgcaaaaattatttttgaccgTAACGAAGATCGATCATTGGGAAACCAAAGGCGTATTTTTATTTCTGGTACATCAATGCAAGTTGATTATGCTAAGTTACTCATTGAGGAGAAGGTTGAGCAAGACAAAGCAGCAGCACAGAAATATAAAACAACAG caCCAACTCACACATCAAACTTTATGAAGTACCTGAATGACTTTCCTGTCGCATCACTTCcagatgaaaaaaattattttcaagtttttgtaTCCGCTTTATTATCACCTGATCATTTCTGGATACAGGTTGTCTCAACAGAATCTGTCAAATTAGATGTATTGACGAAAGAGTTGACCGAGTACTATGGGAAACTGGAACAAACTGAACAGCGGCTTCAACAAG gtaaaGTTGGCGACATTTGTGTTGCACCTTTTGAATTTGATAACCAGTGGTATCGTGCATGCATCACTAATGTCAATGCTAATGGCACTCTTGATCTCTACTACATCGATTTTGGTGACAGTAATCAAGTGAATATCAATGATGTCAAAGCTATTCG agAAAAGGATTTGGATTTACCAGCACATGCTAGAGAATGTTATCTCCCTATTAAACCAAACA GTTTCACTTGgacaaaagaagaaaagaatcgTTTTGAGTCCCTTTCCCATTGTGCACAGTGGGTCGCCCTAATGGCTAAAATTATAGGTTACAAAAACGTGGAGGGAAAAAGCTATCCTGTACTGGAGCTGATCGATACGAGTGGAGGAAAG GACATAAATATCGCTCATGCTATGGTCACTGGTGGTCATGCATCAGAAGAACTAAAAG ATTATCACGTTGTTGATGGTAGCAGCGAGAAGAAAGTTGTACAAGAAGATGATATATTTGTAGAAAAAGCCTCCTTAGATGAATTCATCAAAAACAATGTCAGTGGGGATGATGCAAGCAAACCAATAAATACTGAAGGTGTCGCAGAAGTGCTCTCTCATTTCAAGTCTTCCAAAAATGATTATGCTACTCCACAGAAATCTGCTAACGAGGAACCTAAAATAGATGACGCTTCAGCACTAACAGAATCtgattcacatttaaagaatgaaCCAAATCCTATGGAGCAACGCTCAGATGTTGATATCGAGTCAAAACTTGCAAGTGGTAACTCTGAGGaagatttttttgaaataaatagtGATCAGAAAGAAATATctaaagatgaaattttaaCAGAGGAGACAGTCAGGCGAGACATGGATGATAATCGAGATAAGGGTGATAAAGTTAAGCCAGCCAAACCCGCTTCAAGTAAATTCCGACAAACCTTGGTATCCGACGAATTTGTTGACATTGATGTCACGACAGTTAACGGCGCCATCACTGCAGTCGTGAGTGAACATTTTCCTGTTAATGACGAGAATGACGAGCTTAGCGCTGACGATAAAACTATTGTTAATGAAGAGGATATTGACGAAAAAGATGAGATCAAAAATATGAATGGGGCAGAGAAGGGTGAAATGTTAGACGAGTTGCAAAAGTCTTTAGACGAAACTAGCCGCAAGAATGTTTTGACCAGCATGGAAATGGCGCGTGAAAATCTGGTTTCCATTAATTTCGATGATTCGTCACTTAGCAACAACGATTCTTTTATGAGTGCAAGATCGCAATTGACTGTTACTGACACTGATGATACGAATAGTTTTATGACGCCAAAAGGTCGTCTATCGCCTGAGATTACTGTTAGCTTGCCTGATTTATCGTTTTCTGGTCTTGGTGACTCGAAAAATGACTTGACTCCTCAAGCAAGCCCTAATACACGGCGTTCAAgcggcaataaatttgaaattcaATTTATTGACGAATCAACAAATAGAGTAATGTCAAGGGAATCTTTAAGCGCAACATTTGAAACGAGTTTGACAAAAGATGGTAGCCCTAGCAGTGTTAAGGGCAAAGAAACAACTGTCTGA
- the LOC130657715 gene encoding transmembrane emp24 domain-containing protein 7-like — translation MDFIHFLGISIAILFVTDPSFSVELTFELEDNAKECFYERIMNETKCTLEFQVVTGGHYDVDVVLKNPNGEILYDEKKKQYDSHTFDSKIPGEYTFCFSNEFSSVTHKTVYFDFQTGEEPSQIPGIGNHHTALTMIESSAVQIHESLKVIIDYQTHHRLREATSRDMAEYLNERVQYWSIGQGVIIMAMSLLQVYILRNFFAEKRDRL, via the exons ATGGATTTTATCCATTTTCTTGGGATATCCATTGCTATTTTATTTGTAACTGACCCATCATTTTctgttgaactgacttttgagcTAGAGGATAATgcaaaagaatgtttttatgaACGAATCATGAATGAAACCAAATGTACATTGGAATTTCAG GTTGTGACTGGTGGGCATTACGATGTTGATGTTGTTCTGAAAAATCCAAATGGAGAGATTTTGTATGACGAAAAGAAGAAGCAATATGATAGTCATACATTTGATTCAAAAATACCAG GGGAATACACGTTCTGCTTTAGTAACGAATTTTCTTCCGTCACGCACAAAACAGTTTATTTTGATTTCCAAACTGGCGAGGAGCCGTCACAGATACCAGGAATAGGGAACCACCATACAGCGCTAACTATGATTGAATCATCTGCTGTGCAAATACACGAGTCCTTAAAAGTTATCATAGACTATCAAACACATCATCGATTAAGAGAAGCTACCTCCAGAGACATGgctgaatatttaaatgaaaGAGTACAGTATTGGTCTATTGGACAGGGTGTGATTATTATGGCCATGTCTTTACTGCAGGTTTATATTCTTAGGAACTTTTTCGCAGAGAAACGTGATAGGTTATAG